Proteins from a single region of Starkeya sp. ORNL1:
- a CDS encoding CHAD domain-containing protein, whose amino-acid sequence MPRRFAVHKTATTPAATSNQATAPKTRTATPAPAPPAKAAAVRRRRASPEPPPQGAPAPSTPTDKADAATPLGDALLRAAHDTRDSLDLEDTVTAIHKTRRALKGARALLMLVEGERRPAARQLRRDLGAAAHSLASTRDRHIIHDAIADLAAEKRRRPLDTALARKVASTLTRRTEPHGEADGNLTALREAGLSDGMARAAQLADDMDAQDLPEALASGYRRARRAAYGIDPADAEALHELRKHVVAHVCQMELAAPWWPRLGAIWLDELQRLREMLGRHHDLEILLARLDGAPGRLSPDHIATVMDAASRRQRKLADKAMRHHARLFAERPKAFCRRLAAYLEASVDHAENRE is encoded by the coding sequence ATGCCCCGCCGTTTCGCTGTGCACAAGACCGCGACGACACCCGCTGCCACGTCGAACCAGGCGACTGCCCCGAAAACCCGGACGGCTACACCCGCTCCCGCCCCGCCGGCGAAGGCCGCTGCCGTCCGCCGGCGACGCGCCTCGCCGGAGCCCCCGCCGCAGGGCGCCCCGGCGCCGTCCACCCCGACCGACAAGGCCGACGCCGCTACCCCGCTCGGCGACGCGCTGCTGCGTGCCGCGCATGACACACGCGACTCGCTGGACCTGGAGGATACCGTCACGGCCATCCACAAGACGCGCCGGGCGCTCAAGGGCGCGCGTGCTTTGCTCATGCTGGTCGAGGGCGAGCGACGTCCGGCTGCGCGCCAGCTGCGCCGCGATCTGGGCGCAGCGGCGCACAGCCTTGCCAGCACGCGCGACCGCCACATCATCCACGACGCCATTGCCGACCTCGCCGCCGAAAAGCGACGCAGGCCGCTCGACACGGCACTCGCGCGCAAGGTCGCCAGCACCCTCACGCGCCGGACAGAGCCTCATGGGGAGGCGGACGGCAATCTGACAGCGCTGCGCGAAGCGGGACTGTCGGACGGCATGGCGAGAGCGGCGCAGCTCGCCGATGACATGGACGCCCAGGATCTGCCCGAGGCACTCGCGTCAGGCTACCGCCGCGCCCGGCGCGCGGCCTACGGCATCGACCCCGCCGATGCCGAGGCGCTGCACGAATTGCGCAAGCACGTCGTCGCCCATGTCTGCCAGATGGAACTCGCCGCCCCGTGGTGGCCGCGTCTCGGCGCCATCTGGCTTGATGAGCTGCAGCGCCTGCGGGAAATGCTTGGCCGCCATCACGATCTCGAAATCCTGCTCGCCCGGCTCGACGGCGCGCCGGGCCGCTTGTCGCCCGATCACATCGCGACCGTGATGGATGCGGCCAGCCGCCGCCAGCGCAAGCTCGCCGACAAGGCGATGCGGCATCACGCCCGCCTCTTCGCCGAACGGCCGAAGGCGTTTTGCCGACGCTTGGCCGCCTACCTCGAAGCATCTGTAGATCACGCAGAAAATCGGGAATAA
- a CDS encoding alpha/beta hydrolase family protein, which translates to MSAKSPFVLVHGAWHGGWCWQRVVPLLEAAGHRTLAVTCRGVGERAAELTPEIGLDSCIADVTSAIEAANLTDVVLVGHSHGGWIIAGVADRIPQRIAQFVFLDANLVQDGATQFSTLAPELVAARRAVAALSPGGLSMPPPPASAFGITNEADIAWVESELTPQPLKTYEDALRLEHPLGNGRPKTYVACVNPAFSAVATAHQWASAQPDWHYLEIATGHDAMVIAPELLTTTLLGIAGS; encoded by the coding sequence ATGTCTGCGAAATCCCCTTTCGTCTTGGTGCATGGTGCCTGGCATGGCGGCTGGTGCTGGCAACGCGTCGTCCCGCTGCTCGAGGCCGCCGGCCATCGGACGCTGGCGGTGACCTGCCGCGGTGTCGGCGAGCGGGCCGCCGAGCTCACCCCGGAGATCGGCCTTGATAGCTGCATCGCCGATGTCACATCAGCCATCGAGGCGGCGAATCTCACCGATGTCGTCCTGGTGGGCCATTCTCACGGTGGCTGGATCATCGCCGGCGTCGCCGACCGGATCCCGCAGCGCATTGCGCAGTTCGTCTTCCTCGATGCCAATCTGGTGCAGGACGGTGCGACGCAGTTCAGCACGCTCGCGCCCGAGCTGGTAGCGGCCCGGCGCGCGGTAGCAGCTTTGAGCCCGGGCGGTCTTTCCATGCCGCCGCCGCCGGCGAGCGCTTTCGGCATAACCAATGAAGCGGACATTGCCTGGGTCGAATCGGAACTCACGCCGCAGCCGCTGAAGACCTATGAGGACGCATTGCGCCTTGAGCATCCACTCGGCAATGGCCGACCGAAGACCTATGTCGCCTGCGTCAATCCGGCATTTTCCGCCGTCGCCACGGCGCATCAATGGGCGAGCGCGCAGCCGGATTGGCACTATCTGGAAATTGCGACCGGCCACGATGCCATGGTGATCGCGCCCGAGCTGCTGACGACGACGCTGCTCGGTATCGCCGGTAGCTAA
- a CDS encoding LysR family transcriptional regulator: MFVRQMHYLVALAREKHFGRAAEACHVSQPTLSAGIRKLEQELGLPIVVRGHRFLGFTAEGERVLGWARQIAADYDSLRQERAETTGALSGALRVGVIPAAMSAAPLLLAAFCVRHPQVRVQMHSLSSAAIQRGLDELDLDAGITYLENEPLKGVRRFDLYRERYVFVTRAGEPLARRRSVSWREAAGVPLCLLTPDMQNRRIIDHVLADAGLSAPPAVETNSFMGIWSFVRQGPFSSIVPLACLRGLGDATDLIGVPLTEPVHTQPIGLVLSERDPLSPVAGALMKLTRGVDLASLFQNVS; this comes from the coding sequence ATGTTCGTGCGGCAGATGCACTATCTCGTGGCTTTGGCCCGCGAAAAGCATTTCGGCCGCGCGGCGGAAGCCTGCCATGTCTCGCAGCCGACGCTGTCCGCGGGCATCCGCAAGCTTGAGCAGGAGCTCGGCCTGCCCATCGTTGTGCGCGGCCACCGTTTCCTCGGCTTCACCGCCGAAGGCGAGCGCGTGCTCGGCTGGGCGCGGCAGATCGCGGCCGACTATGACAGCCTGCGCCAGGAGCGGGCGGAAACCACCGGCGCACTCTCCGGAGCGCTGCGCGTCGGCGTCATCCCCGCAGCGATGTCGGCCGCGCCGCTCTTGCTCGCCGCCTTCTGCGTCCGGCATCCCCAGGTGCGCGTGCAGATGCACTCGCTCTCCTCCGCCGCCATACAGCGCGGGCTCGACGAACTCGATCTCGACGCCGGCATCACCTATCTGGAGAACGAACCGCTGAAGGGCGTGCGCCGGTTCGACCTCTATAGGGAGCGCTACGTGTTCGTGACGCGGGCGGGCGAGCCCCTCGCGCGACGACGATCGGTGAGCTGGCGCGAGGCGGCGGGCGTGCCGCTGTGCCTGCTGACGCCGGACATGCAGAACCGCCGCATCATCGACCATGTGCTGGCCGACGCCGGCCTCAGCGCCCCGCCGGCGGTCGAGACCAACAGCTTTATGGGCATCTGGTCCTTCGTACGGCAGGGGCCGTTCTCCAGCATCGTGCCGCTGGCCTGCCTTCGCGGCCTCGGCGATGCCACCGATCTCATCGGCGTCCCGCTCACCGAGCCGGTGCATACCCAGCCGATCGGCCTCGTGCTGTCCGAGCGCGACCCGCTGAGCCCGGTAGCCGGCGCCCTCATGAAACTCACGCGCGGCGTCGATCTCGCTTCGCTATTTCAGAACGTTTCCTGA
- a CDS encoding NAD-dependent formate dehydrogenase — protein sequence MAKVLCVLYDDPVDGYPKTYARDDLPKIDHYPGGQTLPTPKAIDFTPGTLLGSVSGELGLRKYLEANGHALVVTSDKDGPDSVFEKELVDADVVISQPFWPAYLTPERIAKAKNLKLALTAGIGSDHVDLQSAIDRNITVAEVTYCNSISVAEHVVMMILSLVRNYLPSHEWVKKGGWNIADCVAHSYDLEAMSVGSVAAGRIGLAVLRRLAPFDVKLHYTDRHRLPEAVEKELNLTWHDTREEMYPHCDVVTLNVPLHPETEHMINDETLKLFKRGAYLVNTARGKLCDRDAIVRALEGGQLAGYAGDVWFPQPAPKDHPWRTAPYNGMTPHISGTSLTAQTRYAAGTREILECFFEGRPIRDEYLIVQGGGLAGTGAHSYSKGNATGGSEEAEKFKKAG from the coding sequence ATGGCAAAAGTACTTTGCGTTCTTTATGATGATCCAGTCGACGGCTATCCGAAGACTTATGCCCGCGACGATCTGCCGAAGATCGATCACTATCCCGGCGGCCAGACGCTGCCCACCCCGAAGGCCATCGACTTCACCCCCGGCACCCTGCTCGGCTCCGTCTCCGGCGAGCTCGGCCTGCGCAAGTATCTCGAGGCCAACGGCCATGCCCTGGTCGTGACCTCCGACAAGGACGGCCCGGACTCGGTGTTCGAGAAGGAACTCGTCGATGCCGACGTCGTCATCTCCCAGCCCTTCTGGCCGGCCTATCTGACGCCCGAGCGCATCGCCAAGGCGAAGAACCTCAAGCTGGCGCTCACCGCCGGCATCGGCTCCGACCATGTCGATCTTCAGTCGGCTATCGACCGGAACATCACCGTCGCCGAAGTCACCTACTGCAACTCGATCAGCGTCGCCGAGCATGTGGTGATGATGATCCTCTCGCTAGTGCGCAACTATCTGCCCTCGCACGAATGGGTGAAAAAGGGCGGCTGGAACATCGCCGACTGCGTGGCGCACTCCTACGACCTCGAAGCGATGTCGGTCGGCTCCGTTGCCGCCGGCCGCATCGGCCTCGCCGTGCTGCGTCGCCTGGCGCCCTTCGATGTGAAGCTGCACTACACCGATCGTCACCGCCTGCCGGAAGCGGTCGAGAAGGAGCTGAACCTCACCTGGCACGACACGCGCGAGGAGATGTACCCGCATTGTGACGTGGTGACGCTCAACGTGCCGCTGCACCCCGAAACCGAGCACATGATCAATGACGAGACGCTCAAGCTGTTCAAGCGCGGCGCCTATCTCGTCAACACCGCGCGCGGCAAGCTGTGCGACCGCGATGCGATCGTCCGGGCGCTGGAGGGCGGCCAACTCGCCGGCTATGCCGGTGATGTGTGGTTCCCGCAGCCGGCGCCGAAGGATCATCCGTGGCGTACCGCGCCCTATAACGGCATGACGCCCCACATCTCCGGCACCTCGCTGACCGCGCAGACCCGTTATGCGGCCGGCACGCGCGAGATCCTCGAGTGCTTCTTCGAGGGTCGTCCGATCCGCGACGAGTACCTGATCGTGCAGGGCGGCGGGCTCGCCGGCACCGGCGCGCATTCCTACTCAAAGGGCAACGCCACCGGCGGTTCGGAAGAAGCCGAGAAGTTCAAGAAGGCCGGCTGA